The Pseudoalteromonas sp. N1230-9 genome segment CTTACAACAACCTGTATCTCTAGTGAGTTTGGGTATAGACTAAAAACCATTGAAAGGGTGGACTATTTTTAACTATGAAAAAATCGTTATTATCAATTTATTTGATATGCCTATTAGCAGTTAATGCAACACTTAGTTTTTCGGCACATGCCGAGTCAAAAGTCGGTTATTTTGGTTTTGAACCAGACATAATTACCAACTATATTGGCCAAGGTAACAAAAAGCTTGGTTATGTGCGTATTACGGTCGATCTTATGCTCAATGACATGTCGGATATCCGTGTCGTAGAACATCATACCCCTTTGCTGCGTGATGCGATTGTTGAAATTCTTTCTAAAGAGCCTGAAGAGAACATCAAGTCGCTTACCGGTCGAGAAGAAATAAGAAAGCGCTGTACTGAAAAGTTAAAAACACTTTTAAAACAAGAAACTGGGCAAGAAATAGTGCGTGAAGTATTGTTCACTAAATACTTATATCACTAGCCATAATAAGTGACGGCAAACGCCGTCACAGATTACTTTAACGGCGCGAAAGTAACTTATCTGATACAGCATAAGCCATACCTGATAAAAGCCCCGCAAGATGCGCCCAGTTAGCCATATTGACAGGTAACATTTCAACAAAGCCTAAAACCAGCCAAACAAGCATAAAACCAACAATACTTTTGCTGACTAAAGGCGGCTCTGTTGGTCTCATTGCACTGTATATCCAACAAAAGCCTAGCAAGCCGTAGACCACGCCACTCAAGCCACCAAAATTAGGCCCAACCAATAAAAACTGTGCCCAGTTACTGAAAAATGAGGTCACTAAAAATAAGCCGACTAAGGTTAACTTTCCACTGCGCTTTTCAATGTCATTACCTAGTGTCATCCACCAAATTAAATTAAAAATTAAATGGATAGCACTAAAATGCACGATTGCTGGTGTAAACCAACTAAGCGGTTGCGCAGGATTAAACTGTAGCATCCGATAAATGGTATCAAAACCACCGAGTAAAAAAGCCACAAAAATCGCTATTGATACTAGCGTGACTGTGCGATTGAGCCAGCTTAATGCTTTAAAACGCGTTTTTAGGTTGAGCGACTGACCTTGGTAAGAAAGTGATGATTGTGTGCTACCCACTTGCCAAGAGGCTTGCAGATACTTTTCATCATGTGGATTTGCAGCAAACTCTTGCCATAATGGTTGAGCTTGATGGAAATGCTCTGGAGCAACACAAATAATGACAGTTTCACCGTCTTCAGAGCGAAGCTCACCTTGTAAGCCTTTGCTTTTAATATAGTCAATAAACCCCTGCGCTGCGCGAGGGTTATTTATGCTGCCCAGTTCAATCATCGTTCAATATGCTCCGGAAGTTGTGTTTGCCAAGCTGTAAAGCCTCCATCCATACTGTAAACATCTTCAAAGCCCTGCTCAACTAAGTAGCTCGCAGCACCTTGAGAACTCACACCATGATAGCAAACAATAATGATTGGCTGATCGAACTCTTTATTCATCATAAACTCGCTAATATTAGCATTTGATAAATGCTCAGAGCCTGGAATGTGACCCGTTTGAAACGAGTTAGGGTCACGAATATCGGCAATCACAACGTCTTCTTTATCTAAAAGCGCAAACGTGTCGCTTACTGAAATATGCTTGTATGACATAATACTCTCTAAACTAAAAAGGCGGCAATCTGCCGCCTTATCACTATAAACGGCACTAATCCCAGTTAAGGATTACTTTACCAGATTGGCCTGAAATCATGGTATCAAAGCCCTCTTGGAAATCATCCACAGAGAACTGGTGAGTAATAATTGGTTTCAGATCAAGGCCTGATTGAATTAAGCTGGCCATTTTATACCAAGTTTCAAACATTTCACGGCCATAAATACCTTTGATAATTAAGCCTTTGAAAATAACTTGGTTCCAATCAACCGCCATATCTGAAGGTGGAATACCTAGCATAGCGATTTTGCCACCGTGATTCATGTTATTAAGCATGCTGTTAAATGCAACTGGCACACCCGACATTTCAAGGCCAATATCAAAGCCTTCTGTCATGCCAAGCTCTTTCATTACATCTTCAAGCTTTTCAGTTGCTACGTTTACTGCACGAGTAGCGCCCATTTTACGCGCTAAATCTAGGCGGTATTCGTTTACGTCAGTGATAACCACATGACGTGCACCAACGTGTTTAGCAACCGCTGCTGCCATGATACCAATTGGGCCAGCCCCCGTGATTAACACGTCTTCACCGACTAAATCAAACGACAACGCTGTGTGTACAGCATTACCGAATGGGTCAAAGATTGATGCTAACTCATCAGGAATGTTATCTGGAATTTTAAATGCATTGAAAGCAGGGATCACAAGGTATTCAGCAAATGCACCTTCGCGATTAACACCAACACCTGTGGTGTTACGACATAAATGTACACGGCCAGCACGACAGTTACGACAGTGACCACAGGTAATATGCCCTTCGCCCGATACACGGTCACCCACTTGGAAACCACGTACTTCTTGGCCCATATCAACCACTTCACCTACATATTCGTGGCCAACGACCATTGGCGTAGGAATTGTATTTTGTGCCCACTCATCCCATTTATAAATATGGACATCTGTTCCACAAATTGCTGTTTTGCGGATTTTAATAAGCAGATCGTTATGACCAACTTCAGGCTTTGGCGCATCAGTCATCCAAATTCCTGGTTCTGCTTTTAATTTAGATAATGCTTTCATGATTCACACTCAATTAAACAAAACCGAAGCAAAGGCTTCGGTTTAGGAAATAAAATTAGATAACACCCATTTCTTTACCAATACGGGTAAAGGCAGCTATTGCAGTGTCTAATTGCTCTTTTGTATGCGCCGCTGAAATTTGCGTACGAATACGTGCTTGACCTTTAGGTACCACAGGGAATGAGAAACCCGTTACGTAAATACCCTCAGCAAGTAATTTGTCTGCCATGGCTGAGGCAACTTTAGCATCGCCTAACATCACAGGAATGATCGCGTGATCTTTACCTGCACAGGTAAAGCCAGCCGCTTCCATTTGTTCACGGAAATATTTTGCGTTGTCCCAAAGCTTAGCGCGTAACTCGCCGCCGTTGCTCAGCATTTCAAGTACTTTAATTGATGCTGTAACAATTGATGGCGCAAGTGAATTTGAGAAAAGATACGGGCGCGAGCGTTGACGTAACCATTCAACGATTTCTTTCTTACCTGATGTGTAACCACCTGATGCGCCGCCCAGTGCTTTACCCAAGGTACCTGTGATGATATCGACACGGTCAAGTACACCACAGTACTCAGGTGTGCCTTTACCATTTTCACCTACAAAACCAACCGCGTGAGAGTCATCCACCATCACTAACGCATCATATTTATCAGCTAGGTCACACACCGCTTCAAGATTACAAATTACGCCGTCCATTGAGAAAACGCCGTCTGTTGCGATGAGTTTTGTTTTAGCACCCGCTTCATCAGCTGCAATAAGTTGCTTTTCAAGGTCGCTCATGTCGTTATTGGCATAACGGAAACGCTTAGCTTTACAAAGACGTACACCATCAATGATCGAAGCATGGTTTAAAGCGTCAGAGATAATCGCATCATCTGGGCCTAGGATAGTTTCGAATAAACCTGCGTTTGCATCAAAACATGATGAGTAAAGAATGGTATCTTCTGTTTCTAAAAACGCAGAAATCTTTTCTTCTAATGTTTTATGAATATCTTGCGTACCACAAATAAAACGGACTGATGCAACACCAAAACCGTGATCATCAAGACCTTGTTGCGCAGCTTTAATTAGCTCTGGGCTATTTGCTAGACCTAAGTAGTTATTTGCACAAAAGTTGATAACTTTATCACCCGATGCAACTTCAATTTGAGCCTGTTGTTGTGAGGTAATAACACGTTCGCTTTTGTATAGACCTTCAGCTTTTACTTCGTCTATTTGTTGCTGAAGCTGATTAAAAAACGCAGATGCTCTCATCTGAAATCTCCAAATAATCTTTTAAATAATCAGAGCCGATTAGCTGTGACTGTGAAATTTGCGCCTATTGTAAAAGCTTAGGCGAACAATTGCACTGTTTGTAGTTCGTCGCACGCCTTGAATGGGTGCGGATTTGCGAAATAAAACTGGTCTTACCTGCTATGAGTGTAAAACCAGAGCAGGTAAGTCGGCTAATGACTCACAAACGATATCAGCATGTTGTTCTGTTGACTCTGCGTAACTTTGCCCTGAACGCACCAATACACGCGTGGCAATACTTGCCCTTTCAGCTGCAATTAAATCTCCCAGCTTATCACCAACCATGATACTTTTTTTAGGGTCAATATCATGCTCAGTAATAGCCTGTAAAAGCATTCCTGGCGCAGGTTTACGACAGTCACACTCTTGCAAATAACTCGCTTGTGCTTTTGTTGGATGATGTGGACAAAAGTAAACCGCGAGAATAGGCACGCCATGACGTTTAAACTCGTCTTTCATCCAAGCTGTTAGATTATGAAAATCCTGCTCTGAATAGTAGCCCCGACCAATTCCCGATTGATTAGTAACCACCACAATTTCGTAGCCATCATCAGTAAACTTTTTGCAGGCATCAAACACACCGGCAACAAATTCAAACTCTTGTGGTTTATACACATAACCGTGATCAATGTTCACCACACCATCACGGTCTAAAAATAATACTTTCTTCATTTCAGTTGCTCTTTCAACACGACAAGGTCAAACATTAAAGTGACATCTTCTACACTAATCTGTGTCATTAGATCTGCCCCTTTAACACGCGTCCCCCATGGTAATTGTTCAGCTATTTTACCCGTTTGCTTAACAAGGTTTTGATGATAAACCTCAACCACGTAATCTTGGTACAAATAAGGACCTGTTCGTTTTGGGTTTGAATGAGCGTATAACCCTATCACAGGCGTGCCAACCGTAACCGCCATATGGGCAGGGCCAGTATCAGGAGCAAGCACTAAAGACGCGCGCTTTAACACACATAACAGCTCTTTGAGCTGAGTTTTACCGACAAGATTCAAAATAGGCGTCTTACTGTGACTAATGATTTGCTCTGCAAGCGTTTCTTCGAGCGGCGTTGGGCCACCCGTAATCACTACCGAGAAACCTTGATTGTGAGCATAGTCAGCAAGTGCTGCATAACGCTCAGGCAACCAATTTCGCTCTTTTTTGCTTGCCGCAGGTGAAATCACAAAAATACGCCCTGCTAAACGCTCTTCACCTAGTAACGTATCAGCAGCTTGCTGGTGCTGCTCAGTAATTGGCATCTGCCAGCTTGGTTGATAGTCAGGCACACCAATGGCGCTCGCAAACCCTTTAAAACCTTCCAACACATGAGCCTCGGCTTGTGGTGCAATGCGCTTATTAATAAACAAGCTATGTAACTCTTTTGCTCGCGCCCAATCAAAGCCAACTTTTATTTTGGCAGGAATACAACGTGCTGCAAGGTTTGCTCTCAGTGCTACTTGCATATGTAGTAACACATCAAATTGTCGACCTTTAAAAACCTGTTTAAGCTGTTTGTAAGCTTGCTTACCTTGTTTTTTATCGAACACCACAAATTCAACACCTGGTAAATCAGCCAGTAACATCGCTTCGATTTTACCAATCACCCAGGTAATTTTTGCCTTAGGATGCGCTTTTTGAATAGCTTGCACAGCCGATACTGCATGGCAAACATCACCAATAGCCGAAAGCCTTAATATACATATTTCTGAATACGAGGTTGAATGAGTCACACGTGCCCTTAGCAACAGCAAATAAAATGCGATCTTAAATTAACTTTGTGCTATTGCAAGTACTTATACGAAATGCCAAAAATACGGTACTATAATAAGCATTGATCGTTAATACGTTAAGTTGTTATGTTTGAGACTCTGCATCAAAAAAATACCACGCTACTTTGTCACCCCGCTTATACACAGTTACTCACTTGCGAGTGGTTTGATGCTGACTTTTGGCAACAACAAAATAAAATTGTTGGCGCTAAAAAAGGCCGTGCAACAGCCTGGTTTTTTAAACATGATCAATTAACCGCTGTGTTAAGGCACTACTGGCGTGGTGGCCTTGTTGGTAAACTTTTAACTGATCAGTATCTTTACTTAGGTTTAGAAAAGACGCGTGTGTATAAAGAATTTTCGCTAATGATGCGCTTATCTGAATTGGGTTTGAATGTACCCACTCCAATAGCAGCGAAAGTCACAACTCATGGCTTGATTTATCGTGGCGATATAATTACCCAAGCAGTGAAAGGCGCACAAAGCTTACTCGATATACTTATTACACGAGCCCTGAATCAGGATGAATTAAAAAAAGTAGCAACAACACTCAGTGAATTTCACAACCACGGGGTATATCACGCAGATTTAAACATCAATAACATCTTATTTGACGATAGCGGTAACGTCTTCATTATTGACTTCGACCGTGGTGAAATAAAGCAACCAGAAGCAAGTTGGCGACAAGAAAATATGAAACGCTTGGCACGTTCATTTGCAAAAGAACAAGGCCGTAACGAAGTTATGCATTGGCAGCAAAGCGATTGGCAGTTACTCATTTGTGAGTACCAAGCACAACTAAAACATTAACTAAAATATGTGACTTTTTATGGGAAGCTAACAATATTTTCATTGTTTAAGGTTTCTAAGAAAGCGGCAATATTTTCAACCTCTTCTTCAGTGAGCTTTTTACCTAATTGGTGCCAACCAGTTAAACGAATAGCTTCTTGTAACGTTGCTGCAGCTCCGTCATGAAAATACGGTGCTGTGTTTGCCACATTTCGCAAACTTGGTACCTTAAATAAATAATCATGATCTTTTCTATTGGTCACCTCCCCCATTCCCCTATCATCTCGATTAGGGTATGGGTTTACGATCCCCATTTTCATTGTGAACTGCCCACCTAAAAGACGACCACTATGACAACTTGCACAACTATTCTCTTGAAACTGTAAAAGACCTCGCTTCTCCTGC includes the following:
- a CDS encoding flagellar basal body-associated protein FliL, giving the protein MKKSLLSIYLICLLAVNATLSFSAHAESKVGYFGFEPDIITNYIGQGNKKLGYVRITVDLMLNDMSDIRVVEHHTPLLRDAIVEILSKEPEENIKSLTGREEIRKRCTEKLKTLLKQETGQEIVREVLFTKYLYH
- the glpG gene encoding rhomboid family intramembrane serine protease GlpG codes for the protein MIELGSINNPRAAQGFIDYIKSKGLQGELRSEDGETVIICVAPEHFHQAQPLWQEFAANPHDEKYLQASWQVGSTQSSLSYQGQSLNLKTRFKALSWLNRTVTLVSIAIFVAFLLGGFDTIYRMLQFNPAQPLSWFTPAIVHFSAIHLIFNLIWWMTLGNDIEKRSGKLTLVGLFLVTSFFSNWAQFLLVGPNFGGLSGVVYGLLGFCWIYSAMRPTEPPLVSKSIVGFMLVWLVLGFVEMLPVNMANWAHLAGLLSGMAYAVSDKLLSRR
- the glpE gene encoding thiosulfate sulfurtransferase GlpE; this encodes MSYKHISVSDTFALLDKEDVVIADIRDPNSFQTGHIPGSEHLSNANISEFMMNKEFDQPIIIVCYHGVSSQGAASYLVEQGFEDVYSMDGGFTAWQTQLPEHIER
- the tdh gene encoding L-threonine 3-dehydrogenase encodes the protein MKALSKLKAEPGIWMTDAPKPEVGHNDLLIKIRKTAICGTDVHIYKWDEWAQNTIPTPMVVGHEYVGEVVDMGQEVRGFQVGDRVSGEGHITCGHCRNCRAGRVHLCRNTTGVGVNREGAFAEYLVIPAFNAFKIPDNIPDELASIFDPFGNAVHTALSFDLVGEDVLITGAGPIGIMAAAVAKHVGARHVVITDVNEYRLDLARKMGATRAVNVATEKLEDVMKELGMTEGFDIGLEMSGVPVAFNSMLNNMNHGGKIAMLGIPPSDMAVDWNQVIFKGLIIKGIYGREMFETWYKMASLIQSGLDLKPIITHQFSVDDFQEGFDTMISGQSGKVILNWD
- a CDS encoding glycine C-acetyltransferase, which produces MRASAFFNQLQQQIDEVKAEGLYKSERVITSQQQAQIEVASGDKVINFCANNYLGLANSPELIKAAQQGLDDHGFGVASVRFICGTQDIHKTLEEKISAFLETEDTILYSSCFDANAGLFETILGPDDAIISDALNHASIIDGVRLCKAKRFRYANNDMSDLEKQLIAADEAGAKTKLIATDGVFSMDGVICNLEAVCDLADKYDALVMVDDSHAVGFVGENGKGTPEYCGVLDRVDIITGTLGKALGGASGGYTSGKKEIVEWLRQRSRPYLFSNSLAPSIVTASIKVLEMLSNGGELRAKLWDNAKYFREQMEAAGFTCAGKDHAIIPVMLGDAKVASAMADKLLAEGIYVTGFSFPVVPKGQARIRTQISAAHTKEQLDTAIAAFTRIGKEMGVI
- the gmhB gene encoding D-glycero-beta-D-manno-heptose 1,7-bisphosphate 7-phosphatase, coding for MKKVLFLDRDGVVNIDHGYVYKPQEFEFVAGVFDACKKFTDDGYEIVVVTNQSGIGRGYYSEQDFHNLTAWMKDEFKRHGVPILAVYFCPHHPTKAQASYLQECDCRKPAPGMLLQAITEHDIDPKKSIMVGDKLGDLIAAERASIATRVLVRSGQSYAESTEQHADIVCESLADLPALVLHS
- a CDS encoding glycosyltransferase family 9 protein translates to MTHSTSYSEICILRLSAIGDVCHAVSAVQAIQKAHPKAKITWVIGKIEAMLLADLPGVEFVVFDKKQGKQAYKQLKQVFKGRQFDVLLHMQVALRANLAARCIPAKIKVGFDWARAKELHSLFINKRIAPQAEAHVLEGFKGFASAIGVPDYQPSWQMPITEQHQQAADTLLGEERLAGRIFVISPAASKKERNWLPERYAALADYAHNQGFSVVITGGPTPLEETLAEQIISHSKTPILNLVGKTQLKELLCVLKRASLVLAPDTGPAHMAVTVGTPVIGLYAHSNPKRTGPYLYQDYVVEVYHQNLVKQTGKIAEQLPWGTRVKGADLMTQISVEDVTLMFDLVVLKEQLK
- a CDS encoding 3-deoxy-D-manno-octulosonic acid kinase produces the protein MFETLHQKNTTLLCHPAYTQLLTCEWFDADFWQQQNKIVGAKKGRATAWFFKHDQLTAVLRHYWRGGLVGKLLTDQYLYLGLEKTRVYKEFSLMMRLSELGLNVPTPIAAKVTTHGLIYRGDIITQAVKGAQSLLDILITRALNQDELKKVATTLSEFHNHGVYHADLNINNILFDDSGNVFIIDFDRGEIKQPEASWRQENMKRLARSFAKEQGRNEVMHWQQSDWQLLICEYQAQLKH